The Falco peregrinus isolate bFalPer1 chromosome 9, bFalPer1.pri, whole genome shotgun sequence genome includes a window with the following:
- the RCN1 gene encoding reticulocalbin-1, with protein MAGGAAGGCVALALLLLLPGGLGKPTARQERARPGGAQHDDRPGFQYDHEAFLGKEEARSFDQLSPEESRERLGKIVDRIDDNKDGYLTTEELKNWIKRVQKRYIYENVAKVWKDYDLNKDNKIAWEEYKQATYGYYLENPEEFQDATDQHSFKKMLPRDERRFKTADLDGDLAATREEFTAFLHPEEFEHMKNVVVLETLEDIDKNEDGFVDQDEYIADMFANEEGGPEPDWVITEREQFSDFRDLNKDGKMDKEEIQHWILPQDYDHALAEARHLVYESDVDKDQKLTKEEVLDNWNMFVGSQATNYGEDLTRNHDEL; from the exons atggcgggcggcgcggccggggggTGCGTGGCGctggcgctgctgctgctgctgcccggcgGCCTGGGCAAGCCCACGGCGCGGCAGGAGCgggcgcggcccggcggggcaCAGCACGACGACCGCCCGGGCTTCCAGTACGACCACGAGGCCTTCCTGGGCAAGGAGGAGGCGCGGAGCTTCGACCAGCTCAGCCCGGAGGAGAGCCGGGAGAGGCTGGG GAAGATCGTGGATAGAATAGATGACAACAAAGATGGCTATCTCACAACAGAGGAATTAAAGAACTGGATCAAACGGGTACAGAAACGCTATATCTATGAAAACGTGGCTAAAGTTTGGAAAGACTATGATCTAAACAAGGACAATAAAATTGCCTGGGAAGAATACAAACAAGCCACATACGGTTATTATCTAG AAAATCCAGAAGAATTCCAAGATGCAACCGATCAGcacagttttaagaaaatgctgCCTAGAGATGAAAGACGATTCAAAACAGCTGATCTGGATGGAGACTTAGCTGCCACTCGAGAAGAATTCACTGCTTTCCTTCACCCAGAGGAGTTTGAGCATATGAAAAACGTCGTTGTCTTA GAAACCTTAGAAGACATAGACAAAAATGAGGATGGTTTTGTGGATCAAGATGAGTACATTG CTGATATGTTTGCAAATGAAGAGGGTGGACCAGAGCCTGACTGGGTGATTACAGAGCGTGAACAGTTTTCAGATTTTCGTGACCTCAACAAGGATGGAAAGATGGACAAAGAGGAGATTCAGCACTGGATTCTCCCCCAAGACTATGATCACGCACTAGCTGAAGCCAGGCACTTAGTCTATGAATCGGATGTAGACAAG GATCAAAAACTAACGAAAGAGGAGGTTCTAGACAACTGGAATATGTTTGTTGGAAGTCAAGCTACTAACTATGGGGAGGACCTCACAAGAAACCATGATGAACTATGA